In Prunus dulcis chromosome 1, ALMONDv2, whole genome shotgun sequence, the following are encoded in one genomic region:
- the LOC117614805 gene encoding F-box/kelch-repeat protein At3g23880-like, whose protein sequence is MSNIPPELIFDILLQLQLKDLIRYTCVSKAWHAFIHNQDFIKAHLKRSIKTNSTRTILLEAPPSYLFSLPFDNDETLGTATIIGCLIQSKGPVKYTTGIVGYANGLVCIQIHNYIDGDIALWNPSIQKLKKIPLITHEPHAQPSPKYGFGYDSTNDDYKLVGIIRKPANEYGYVTILTLDLASEKYREFSIPVDRIDNIERSGPDLDVLGDHMCIRVNRFMCRSEAWIMKEYGGTESWSLLYSIDMGPVSKPRKYQSFKPLVFSKNGEVFLLKKDCKGCSLVWKLDHGGEDVTVSYEVSVHCLKANSWKRIQNVPYCGSSLYLNDNVVLNGALSWLMSKQLDNEYQNKILIIDPASEKYHEFPIPVDLDFMEGHLCISVYNFIKSRREAWVMKEYGVTEFWSLLYSIDELGLGAYRSKPWAGSFEGGLRRF, encoded by the exons ATGTCAAACATCCCACCGGAGCTAATCTTTGACATCCTCTTACAGCTCCAACTGAAGGATTTGATCCGATACACATGTGTTTCCAAAGCTTGGCATGCTTTCATCCACAACCAAGACTTCATCAAAGCGCATCTCAAACGCTCCATCAAGACCAACTCTACTCGCACCATTTTACTGGAGGCTCCTCCCTCATATTTATTTTCGTTGCCTTTTGACAACGATGAGACGCTTGGGACAGCCACGATAATCGGGTGTTTGATTCAGTCAAAAGGCCCAGTAAAGTATACTACCGGAATAGTGGGCTACGCCAATGGTCTGGTTTGCATACAGATACACAACTATATCGATGGGGATATTGCTTTGTGGAACCCGTCAATTCAAAAGCTGAAGAAGATTCCCTTAATAACCCATGAACCGCATGCACAGCCATCACCAAAATATGGATTCGGGTACGATTCAACCAATGACGACTATAAATTAGTGGGGATTATTAGGAAGCCTGCTAATGAGTATGGCTATGTTACC ATCCTAACCCTTGATCTTGCAAGTGAGAAATATCGGGAGTTTTCCATCCCAGTGGATAGGATTGATAACATTGAACGTTCTGGGCCGGATTTGGACGTCTTGGGAGACCATATGTGTATTCGTGTTAATCGTTTCATGTGTAGAAGTGAGGCTTGGATTATGAAGGAATATGGAGGGACAGAATCTTGGAGCCTGCTTTATTCTATTGACATGGGACCGGTTTCTAAGCCTAGGAAGTATCAGTCCTTCAAACCTTTGGTGTTTTCAAAGAATGGCGAAGTGTTTCTTTTGAAGAAGGACTGCAAAGGCTGTAGTCTTGTTTG GAAGCTTGATCATGGCGGCGAAGATGTTACTGTGAGCTATGAAGTCAGTGTTCATTGCCTAAAAGCCAACTCATGGAAAAGGATCCAGAACGTGCCTTACTGTGGTTCATCATTATATTTAAATGACAACGTGGTTTTGAACGGTGCTCTAAGTTGGCTCATGTCTAAACAGTTAGACAATGAATATCAGAACAAGATCCTAATCATTGATCCTGCCAGTGAGAAATATCATGAGTTTCCCATTCCAGTCGATTTGGATTTCATGGAAGGCCATCTGTGTATTTCTGTTTATAATTTTATCAAGTCTCGACGTGAAGCTTGGGTCATGAAGGAATACGGAGTGACAGAGTTTTGGAGCCTGCTTTATTCGATTGACGAGCTGGGACTGGGCGCTTATAGAAGCAAGCCTTGGGCGGGTTCTTTTGAAGGTGGACTGCGAAGATTTTGA
- the LOC117614741 gene encoding uncharacterized protein LOC117614741 — MERPKTTKDIQSLIGRVAALTRFISKATDKCVPFFKALKGGKRDITWAAECDNAFQALKNYMSKAPLLSKPLPGEILYLYLSVSGTAVSSVLIQKPEKAELPIFYVSKALQSAELRYPPLEQLALALVVSARRLRPYFQAHGIKVLTNQPLRQVLQKPEISGRLIKWAIELGEFDIQFVPRPAEKGQAVADFISELTPATVQPASEATTETILPYQTGAECLDTSTPVWCLHVDGSANQQGCGAGLVLTTPDGLKIEYALRFDFRTSNNEVEYEAFLAGLRLAKSMNAKQIRIHSDSQLIVNQVTAGFAAKDASMYAYLSTAHQLLRSFQAYEIKQIPGGENSHADALARLASAINDKVGRKVPVEILAQPSTVTSEACAVRYEDTWMSPIYLYLTNGTLPEDKAQARKLRYQSARYTVINDVLYKRGYTTPYLKCLTAEQGEYILREIHSGVCGDHSGSRSLAYKVFRQGYFWPTMHQDANTLVKRCDKCQRFGNVPHIPADPLTPIVSPWPFAQWGLDLIGPMPQGKGQVKYAVVAVDYFTKWVEAEPLATITAAKIEYFVWTHICCRFGIPYAIITDNGRQFDSELFRQFCTRLKINLFFASPAHPQSNGQVEAINKIVKKLLNRQLDKAKGAWPEKLPEALWAIRTSYRTSTGETPFSMAFGSEAVVPVEIGEPSYRTESFAPKENEEAMSLSLDLLEENRAQANLRNEAYKQRVSRYYDSRVRPRFFRIGDWVMRKVSLATKDTTEGTLGPSWEGPYEVIDILRSGTYRLRGSNGKALGHPWNVEHLKYYYK, encoded by the coding sequence ATGGAGAGGCCGAAGACGACGAAGGACATTCAAAGCCTTATCGGACGCGTGGCCGCCCTGACCCGTTTCATATCGAAGGCTACCGACAAATGTGTACCGttcttcaaagccttgaaaggGGGCAAACGGGATATCACATGGGCTGCCGAATGCGATAACGCATTTCAAGCCCTGaagaactacatgagcaaagCCCCCCTTTTGTCAAAACCGCTGCCTGGGGAAATTCTCTACCTCTACCTTTCAGTATCCGGAACTGCCGTCAGCTCGGTACTAATTCAGAAGCCAGAAAAGGCAGAATTACCAATTTTCTACGTCAGCAAGGCACTCCAGAGCGCGGAACTTCGGTATCCCCCATTAGAGCAGCTGGCTCTAGCCCTTGTTGTCTCGGCACGAAGACTTCGGCCATACTTCCAGGCACACGGGATCAAAGTCCTGACCAACCAACCCCTCCGGCAAGTCCTCcaaaaaccagaaatttcgggccgattgatcaaatgggcgatcgAACTCGGGGAATTTGACATACAGTTCGTTCCAAGGCCCGCGGAGAAGGGCCAGGCTGTTGCCGATTTTATCTCCGAGCTTACCCCAGCAACTGTACAACCGGCATCTGAGGCGACTACCGAGACCATCTTACCGTATCAAACGGGCGCCGAGTGCCTCGACACATCAACTCCCGTCTGGTGTTTGCACGTTGATGGCTCGGCAAACCAGCAAGGATGCGGAGCTGGCTTAGTACTGACAACACCGGACGGACTCAAAATCGAGTACGCCCTCCGATTCGACTTCCGGACATCCAACAATGAAGTAGAATACGAAGCCTTCTTGGCCGGCCTTCGGTTAGCCAAGAGCATGAATGCAAAGCAAATCCGAATTCACAGCGACTCCCAGCTCATTGTGAACCAGGTAACGGCAGGCTTCGCCGCCAAGGATGCCTCCATGTACGCCTACCTTTCAACCGCCCATCAGCTACTCCGAAGTTTCCAAGCATACGAGATCAAACAGATCCCCGGAGGCGAAAACAGCCATGCCGATGCTTTGGCAAGACTCGCTTCGGCGATAAACGACAAAGTCGGAAGAAAGGTACCAGTGGAGATCCTTGCCCAACCGAGCACGGTAACCTCCGAAGCGTGTGCCGTACGATATGAGGATACATGGATGTCTCCCATCTACTTATACCTGACGAACGGCACCCTTCCTGAGGATAAAGCCCAGGCCCGAAAGCTGAGATACCAATCAGCAAGATACACAGTTATCAACGATGTACTCTACAAGCGCGGTTACACTACCCCGTATCTCAAATGCCTCACGGCAGAGCAAGGAGAGTACATCCTTCGGGAGATTCACAGCGGTGTGTGTGGCGATCATTCCGGTTCCCGATCTCTCGCCTACAAAGTCTTTCGGCAGGGATACTTTTGGCCAACCATGCATCAGGACGCCAATACACTGGTGAAGAGGTGTGACAAATGCCAGCGCTTCGGTAATGTCCCACATATCCCTGCCGACCCCCTCACGCCGATTGTAAGTCCTTGGCCTTTCGCACAATGGGGACTGGACCTGATTGGCCCAATGCCGCAAGGCAAGGGGCAGGTAAAATATGCAGTGGTTGCCgttgactacttcaccaaatgggtagaagccGAACCTCTTGCAACCATAACGGCAGCAAAGATTGAATATTTCGTCTGGACTCACATATGTTGCCGATTCGGTATCCCATATGCTATCATTACCGATAACGGCAGGCAATTCGATTCGGAACTCTTCAGGCAATTTTGCACCCGTctgaaaatcaacttgttttttgcaTCGCCGGCCCATCCCCAGTCGAACGGTCAGgtcgaagcaataaacaaaatagtgaagaaacTGCTGAACCGGCAGCTGGACAAGGCAAAGGGAGCCTGGCCGGAAAAGCTTCCCGAAGCACTGTGGGCCATTCGaacgtcttaccgaacgtccacTGGAGAAACCCCTTTTTCTATGGCCTTTGGATCGGAAGCAGTGGTACCTGTGGAAATCGGCGAACCTTCCTACCGAACGGAATCCTTCGCACCGAAGGAGAACGAGGAGGCCATGTCTCTAAGCCTTGATCTACTCGAGGAGAACCGAGCACAGGCCAACCTTCGGAATGAAGCCTACAAACAGCGTGTGTCTCGGTATTATGACTCTAGGGTCAGACCCCGCTTTTTCCGAAtcggggactgggtcatgcgcaaggtgTCGCTTGCGACGAAGGATACCACGGAAGGAACCCTCGGACCTTCCTGGGAAGGACCTTATGAAGTCATCGATATCCTTCGCTCGGGAACCTACCGATTGAGAGGCTCCAACGGCAAGGCCCTCGGCCATCCTTGGAACGTAGAACATctcaagtactactacaagtga
- the LOC117630875 gene encoding 3-ketoacyl-CoA synthase 20 — protein MAAQHHNQKGKSNLGPESSGGRKALPNFLLSVRLKYVKLGYHYLISNAVYFLLVPLMAVASAHLSTLTLEDFVQLWHQLKFNFVSVTLCSGLLVFLTTLYFTTRPRKVYLMNFACYKPEYAITCTRELFMERSKLTGSFSDENLAFQQKILERAGLGQKTYMPEAVMRVPPNPCMAEARKEAEMVMFGAIDELLEKTGVKPKDIGILVVNCSLFNPTPSLSAMVVNHYKLRGNIVSYNLGGMGCSAGLISIDLAKQLLQVHPNSYALVVSMENITLNWYFGNDRSMLLSNCLFRLGGAAILLSNRSSDRRRSKYQLMHTVRTHKGSDDKAYSCVFQREDDTKRVGVALSKDLMAVAGEALKTNITTLGPIVLPMSEQLLFFVTLVARKVFKMKNIKPYIPDFKLAFEHFCIHAGGRAVLDEMEKNLELSDWHMEPSRMTLYRFGNTSSSSLWYELAYSEAKGRVRKGDRMWQIAFGSGFKCNSAVWRALRTVNPAKEKNPWIDEIDQFPVDVPKVAPCEAS, from the exons ATGGCGGCACAGCATCATAACCAGAAAGGGAAGTCGAACTTAGGACCTGAATCGTCGGGAGGGCGTAAAGCTCTTCCGAACTTTCTTTTATCAGTGAGGCTCAAGTATGTCAAACTTGGGTACCACTACTTGATCTCTAATGCCGTCTACTTCTTACTAGTCCCTTTGATGGCCGTAGCGTCGGCCCATCTCTCAACGCTAACCCTCGAGGACTTTGTCCAATTATGGCACCAACTCAAGTTCAACTTTGTGTCAGTCACTTTGTGCTCAGGCCTCTTGGTTTTCTTAACCACCCTCTACTTCACCACCCGCCCAAGAAAAGTTTACTTGATGAACTTTGCTTGTTACAAGCCCGAGTATGCTATCACGTGCACACGTGAGCTGTTCATGGAGAGGTCTAAGCTGACAGGCAGCTTCTCTGATGAGAACTTGGCTTTTCAGCAGAAGATTCTTGAGAGGGCCGGGCTGGGGCAGAAAACCTACATGCCCGAGGCCGTGATGCGGGTCCCGCCGAACCCGTGTATGGCCGAGGCGAGGAAGGAGGCGGAAATGGTGATGTTTGGTGCCATTGACGAGTTGCTGGAGAAGACTGGGGTGAAGCCTAAGGATATTGGGATTTTGGTGGTGAACTGCAGCTTGTTCAATCCGACGCCGTCTTTGTCCGCCATGGTCGTGAATCACTACAAGCTTAGAGGGAATATTGTGAGCTACAATCTTGGTGGGATGGGTTGCAGTGCTGGGCTGATTTCTATTGACCTTGCCAAACAGCTTCTCCAG GTGCACCCAAACTCTTATGCCCTAGTGGTAAGCATGGAGAACATCACCCTCAATTGGTACTTCGGCAATGACCGCTCAATGCTTCTCTCCAACTGCCTCTTCCGATTGGGCGGTGCCGCCATCCTCCTCTCCAACCGTTCCTCTGACCGCCGCCGCTCAAAGTACCAACTCATGCATACTGTCCGCACCCATAAAGGTTCAGATGACAAAGCATACAGCTGTGTTTTCCAAAGGGAAGATGACACAAAAAGAGTCGGCGTTGCTCTCTCAAAAGACTTGATGGCTGTTGCTGGAGAAGCCCTTAAAACCAACATCACCACACTTGGCCCAATAGTCCTACCCATGTCAGAGCAACTCCTCTTCTTTGTTACTTTGGTGGCAAGAAAGGTGTTCAAGATGAAGAATATCAAACCCTACATCCCGGATTTCAAGCTGGCGTTCGAACACTTCTGCATTCACGCCGGTGGGAGAGCAGTGCTGGATGAGATGGAGAAGAACCTTGAGCTCAGTGACTGGCACATGGAGCCTTCGAGAATGACACTTTATAGGTTTGGGAACACTTCAAGCAGCTCTTTGTGGTATGAACTGGCTTACTCTGAGGCCAAGGGAAGAGTGAGGAAGGGTGATAGAATGTGGCAGATTGCGTTCGGGTCGGGTTTCAAGTGTAACAGTGCTGTGTGGAGGGCTTTGAGGACTGTTAATCCAGCTAAAGAGAAGAACCCTTGGATAGATGAGATTGATCAATTTCCTGTTGATGTGCCTAAAGTGGCACCATGCGAGGCTTCTTAA
- the LOC117614777 gene encoding uncharacterized protein LOC117614777, whose translation MKQAAEHAKAEYFNSKPSASARREDAKPSAYPAKPPSYDRTDSYSADHKRKDNRDDRRDQPKKGKGRYGRNDNRGPLPNRDHGNEVFTLLNTTYETVLMNEQEAIPKPNLIREGKLDQYIARKPSAPAPNPPRQINMISTISGGPTVAGTSHRSMKQYVRTAQFPQVLGIEVNRFQEAPKVHWEPITFCQEEEEGILYPHADPMIIRAEIADYDVGRVLIDTGSSVSVIFAEAFREMGINDNQVDRQLTPLLSFSGDLVQPIGSVRLPITFGTAPKKATTYDQFLIVDCPTAYNVIVGRTALTRIKAHLSPHMLLMKFPTPNGTGAIRGNQFSARTCYATALKATSFILPNETMTVQGSPNGTGPVDDPRDESPTPHTQPAEELETITLSDE comes from the exons atgaagcaggcggcgGAGCACGCCAAGGCCGagtacttcaactcaaaaccaagcgcTTCGGCACGCCGAGAGGATGCCAAGCCAAGCGCTTATCCTGCGAAGCCGCCATCCTACGATAGGACCGACTCATATTCGGCGGACCATAAGCGGAAAGACAACCGTGACGATCGGAGAGATCAgccaaagaaagggaaaggtcGGTATGGTCGCAACGACAACCGAGGACCCCTGCCCAACCGTGACCACGGCAACGAGGTCTTCACCCTGTTGAATACCACGTATGAAAccgttctgatgaacgaacaGGAGGCCATACCGAAGCCGAAT CTGATCCGAGAGGGGAAACTGGACCAGTATATCGCCCGGAAGCCATCGGCGCCGGCGCCGAACCCTCCtcggcagataaacatgatTAGCACTATCAGCGGGGGACCTACCGTTGCGGGGACGAGCCACCGTTCGATGAAACAGTATGTGCGTACCGCGCAGTTTCCTCAGGTGCTCGGAATAGAGGTGAATCGGTTCCAGGAAGCACCAAAAGTTCATTGGGAGCCGATCACATTTtgccaagaggaagaagagggaatcctCTATCCCCACGCCGACCCAATGATCATCCGAGCTGAAATTGCCGATTACGATGTAGGGCGAGTGCTGATCGATACCGGGAGCTCCGTAAGCGTAATCTTTGCTGAAGCTTTCAGAGAGATGGGAATCAATGACAACCAAGTCGACCGGCAATTGACACCTCTGCTAAGCTTCTCTGGAGACTTGGTGCAACCAATCGGTAGTGTcagactgccaattacatttggCACGGCACCAAAAAAAGCAACAACGTACGATCAGTTCCTCATCGTCGACTGCCCGACGGCATACAACGTTATCGTTGGCCGAACGGCACTGACGAGGATCAAGGCGCATCTTTCGCCCCACATGCTGTTGATGAAGTTCCCTACCCCGAACGGCACGGGGGCAATTCGGGGAAATCAATTCAGCGCCCGGACTTGCTACGCTACGGCGCTCAAGGCAACCTCTTTCATACTCCCCAACGAGACCATGACGGTGCAGGGTTCACCGAACGGTACTGGACCGGTTGACGACCCTAGAGATGAATCTCCCACCCCTCACACACAACCTGCCGAAGAATTGGAAACCATAACCTTGAGCGATGAATAG
- the LOC117616483 gene encoding armadillo repeat-containing protein LFR, translating to MQKREQSKLGGVGGGASAPPAKRGRPFGSGGNSAAAAAAAAAETAAPSTLLGPSLHVHSSFADQNNKRIVLALQSGLKSELTWALNTLTLLSFKEKDDMRKDTTPLAKIPGLLDALLSVIDDWRDIALPKEHVKAPRVRNLGANLLVTGFGNEYEALGSNGTLPLPGLGSSSQEASVLSNVTKLRSSSEWWLDEDGLFNLDEEGRAERQQCAVAASNIIRNFSFMPDNEVIMAQHRHCLETVFQCIEDYLTEDEELVTNALETIVNLAPLLDLGIFSSSKPSYIKITGKRAVQAIMGMLGSVVKTWHCAAAELLGRLIINPDNEPFLLPFVPQIHKRLVDLMSLPSVDAQTAHGAQAAAVGALYNLAEVNMDCRLKLASERWAIDRLLKVIKAPHPVPEVCRKAAMILESLVSEPQNRALLLAYENAFAEILFSDARYSDTFARILYELTSRPNNKVAAARGVWGM from the exons atgcagAAGAGGGAGCAGAGCAAGTTAGGTGGAGTGGGTGGCGGGGCCTCGGCACCGCCGGCGAAAAGAGGCCGCCCATTCGGAAGCGGCGGGAATAGCGCCGCAGCTGCGGCTGCCGCCGCCGCCGAAACGGCAGCTCCGTCGACTCTCCTCGGTCCTTCCCTCCACGTCCACAGTTCCTTCGCCG ATCAGAACAATAAAAGGATAGTTTTGGCTCTTCAGAGTGGGCTGAAGAGTGAGTTGACATGGGCATTGAACACTCTCACATTACTCtctttcaaagaaaaagatgacaTGCGCAAAGACACAACCCCTCTTGCAAAGATTCCTGGCTTGCTTGATGCTCTCCTCAGTGTT ATTGATGATTGGCGTGATATAGCCCTTCCGAAGGAACACGTAAAGGCCCCGAGAGTCAGAAATTTGGGTGCAAATTTGCTTGTAACTGGGTTTGGAAATGAGTACGAGGCATTAGGTTCAAATGGCACTCTCCCACTTCCTGG CTTGGGATCCAGTTCTCAAGAAGCATCGGTGCTGAGTAATGTGACCAAACTTCGTTCTTCTTCAGAGTGGTGGCTTGATGAAGATGGTCTGTTTAATCTAGATGAAGAAGGTCGAGCAGAAAGACAGCAGTGTGCTGTTGCTGCTTCCAATATCATTCGCAACTTCTCTTTCATGCCAGATAATGAAGTCATTATGGCCCAGCATCGCCATTGTCTGGAAACAGTGTTCCAGTGCATAGAAGATTACCTTACAG AGGATGAGGAACTTGTGACAAATGCTCTTGAGACAATTGTAAATTTGGCTCCGTTGCTTGATCTTGGAATTTTCAGCTCATCAAAGCCATCCTACATCAAGATAAC AGGAAAACGAGCAGTTCAAGCTATCATGGGGATGCTGGGATCTGTAGTCAAAACCTGGCATTGTGCTGCAGCTGAGTTACTCGGGCGTCTGATCATAAACCCTGATAATGAACCTTTCCTTCTTCCCTTTGTTCCACAG ATACATAAGCGATTGGTTGATCTTATGAGCTTACCATCAGTAGATGCACAAACAGCACATGGGGCACAAGCGGCTGCAGTTGGCGCACTCTACAACCTCGCTGAAGTTAATATGGACTGCAGGCTAAAACTAGCTAGTGAGCGATG GGCAATTGATAGACTGTTAAAAGTTATCAAGGCACCCCATCCAGTTCCTGAAGTTTGCAGGAAAGCTGCTATGATATTGGAAAGTCTTGTGTCTGAGCCACAAAACCGAGCCTTGCTGCTAGCTTATGAGAATGCATTTGCTGAAATACTATTCTCAGATGCCAGGTATTCCGATACCTTTGCCAGGATTTTGTACGAACTGACGTCTAGACCAAACAACAAAGTGGCAGCGGCCCGTGGTGTTTGGGGAATGTAA